Proteins encoded in a region of the Chelonoidis abingdonii isolate Lonesome George chromosome 2, CheloAbing_2.0, whole genome shotgun sequence genome:
- the CHCHD7 gene encoding coiled-coil-helix-coiled-coil-helix domain-containing protein 7 — translation MSRNVQRLRDHDTNPCLAETDASRQCMDDNNYRKDVCASYFLKYKNCRKFWHAIMIQRRRDGVKPNMPTADERENILKSIGGTPY, via the exons ATGTCCAGAAATGTGCAGCGACTTAGAGACCACGATACAAATCCATGTCTAGCG GAAACAGATGCCTCTAGACAATGTATGGATGACAataactacagaaaggatgtgtgtgcctcttattttttaaagtacaaaaaCTGCAGAAAATTTTGG CATGCCATTATGATACAAAGGAGAAGAGATGGTGTGAAACCAAATATGCCTACagcagatgagagagagaatatattgaagtcaataggaggaACACCATACTGA